The DNA window TCCAAAAAATTGTCTGTGTCGGCGCAACATGCAGTCGTTCATCACTACCAAAAGGCTAGCATCTTCCGCCAGTTTTGCCGCTTCATCATTGATTACACCGTCCTGGAGCCAAAGGGCCTTGGCACCGATCTCAACCGCTGCTTCAGAAATGGGAACCGTATGTTCCGGTCTTCGGAACACATCTACCACATCCACCTTGACCGGGATATCCAGCAGGGAAGGGTAGGAGGTTATGCCGGCGATTTCGGCCTGCCCCGGATTGACCGGAATTATCCTATACCCGTGGTCCCGCAGGTATAGCGCCACGTAATGGCTGGGCCGTTCCGGTTTGGGGCTCATGCCCACCACAGCAATGGTCTTCATAGCGAAAATCTTTGCAACGGTTTCCGGTTCGTTCATGTTGTTACCCCTCGCTTCCTTGAAGTCCTCTTCAAATCTATATCCCTCCAGTCATCTTGCGAACAGATTCTTGAGAATGTACCCCGCCAGATGCGGATTCTCTTCCAGGCGACGTGTGGCGTACGATAACCACTCCTCGCCAAACGGGACATATATCCGTACCTTATGACCGCCCTCCAACAGCTGCTCCAGTCTTCCCCCCATGGGGACGCCATACAGAACCTGGAATTCATAAAGATCTCTCGATATTCTTCTGTTTGCTATCCATGTCTCTAACGAATCGATAATGAGTTTGTCGTGGGTGGCAATGGCCACGTAAGCACCGCTTTCAAGGCCCTTATGGACCAGTTGGATGAAGTTGTGGCGGATCTCTTCCCTGTCATGAGTCGCAATTTTCTCTGATTCATGATAAATCCCCTTGCAGATACGAATGTTAAGTTTATCGCCTGTCAATTGAGTGAGGTCGCCCATGCTGCGATAGAGATAGGCCTGCAACACAGCTCCGATCCGTGCATGGTGAGCCAGACATTTCCGGTAAAGGTGAAGGGTCTCGTTCGTGTAGGGAGAATTCTCCATATCGATTCTCAGGAAGTTGCCCGTCTCACGAGCCTTGCGGACTACCGTGGACAGATTTCCTTCAGCCAGTCCGTCATCAAATCCGAGGCCCAAGTGGGTCAGCTTAAGAGAAATATTACAGTCAAGTGCTTCATCGCGGATAGTGTCGTAAAGCTCCAGATATGCATTCGTAATCTGCTTTGCTGCTTCAATAGAATCAGTATATTCACCCAGGATATCGAGGGTTGCGCAGAATCCTGCCTTATTGAGTCGCAGAACAGTGGCGACAGCTTCTTCTACGGTAACGCCGGCAACGTAGCGCATGGCGATTTTCCGCACCAGTGCGGAAGGCAGCAGAGGGAGAAGCGGGGTGACAGTTCGTTTAATCAGAGACATGGATAGGACGGATGAATTTAGCAGATTGCTTCATGAAACGGCAATCTGTTTTGATGCAATTGTCCCAGTCAAGACCCAAGTGATCTGCCCGGTGCCAAGTGAGTGGTAACTGGTGAGTGGTGGAGGAAACGTGAGCCATCGGTTATCCCTGATTGCGAATACGGATTTTGGAGTAAAACGATGGAATCCCGATCCCTCCGGGAAGGAGTCATTTTGAAGCGCCAATATCAGACGGAGCATCGCCCCAATTTGGCTTGCAAAGGAATCCACTCCACGATAAATTCTCGTCTTATTCTTATCGGTATCCGGTCTAATGTATCAACACTTTGGCACTGTTTTCATCTTTCTGATCATCGGGATAATTCTGGTGGCAGTCCCGTTGCTACTGCAAAGAATACTGTCGCCGCAGCGGAAAACTTTTGACAAGCTGTCAACGTATGAATGCGGTGAGGACGCTGAAGGAACTGCCTGGATCCAGTTCAATATCCGCTTCTACATTGTAGCACTCATTTTTGTCATCTTTGATGTGGAAGTGGTGTTCCTGTTTCCGTGGGCTGTGGTCTATAAGCAGCTTGGTCTCTTTGCATTCGTTGAAATGATGATCTTCCTCGCCATTCTAGCATTGGGCCTGGCGTATGTTTGGCGCAAAGGAGACTTGGAATGGGTCAAGTATTCTGTCCCGTTTGGCGGCGGTCGATATGGCAAACTCAAGTTGGAGCAGGAGCCGGCCCCACCCATAGCGGATGTTCAGGGGGAGGTTCCCACCGCCTGAAGCTGATTTTATCCGTCGATGCAGTTAAACGAAATCATCTCCTATATCAACGACCAATTCAGGGAAGATCTGATCCTTGGCGGCGAAGATGAACCCGCTGATTATATCGCCGTCTCACCAGCTGACTGGTGTGAACTTGCCCGCTTCCTTTATCATGATGATAAGCTGAAGTTCGATTCTATGATGTGTATAACAGGTGTGGACTACGGCGAAGAGGAGAATCTGGCTGTAATTTATAACCTGCATTCTATGACTCATGCTCACAAGCTGGAGGTACGTATGCCTGTTTCCAAGGCAGATCCAAAGGTGCCGTCTGTAGAACAGATTTGGCGCATTGCCGATTGGTTTGAGCGAGAGGTGTATGACATGTATGGTATCACTTTTGATGGTCATCGCGATCACCGCAGGATATTGCTGCCGGAGGACTGGGAAGGTTTCCCCCTGCGGAAAGATTATGTCTTCCCCGATTTGTATCACGGCATTGTTGTCCCTAAAATGAAGGAAGGATGGGAGTAGTCCTCGAAAAGGAACTGGGTTCGCTTCACGGCGAGGAGATGGTCCTCAACATTGGACCCCAGCATCCGAGCACCCACGGTGTCTTGAGATTGAAGGTCAGCACCGATGGTGAGATCATCACCAGGATCACCCCTTATATCGGTTACCTGCACCGCTGCTTCGAGAAGCATTGCGAGAATGTGACCTATGAGCAGGTAATCCCCTATACCGACCGTTGCGATTATATTGCTTCCATGAATAACAATTTCGGATATGCTCTGGCCTTGGAAGAGCTGATGGAGATAAAAATTCCGGAAAGGGTTGACT is part of the Candidatus Neomarinimicrobiota bacterium genome and encodes:
- a CDS encoding NADH-quinone oxidoreductase subunit C — translated: MQLNEIISYINDQFREDLILGGEDEPADYIAVSPADWCELARFLYHDDKLKFDSMMCITGVDYGEEENLAVIYNLHSMTHAHKLEVRMPVSKADPKVPSVEQIWRIADWFEREVYDMYGITFDGHRDHRRILLPEDWEGFPLRKDYVFPDLYHGIVVPKMKEGWE
- a CDS encoding CoA-binding protein encodes the protein MNEPETVAKIFAMKTIAVVGMSPKPERPSHYVALYLRDHGYRIIPVNPGQAEIAGITSYPSLLDIPVKVDVVDVFRRPEHTVPISEAAVEIGAKALWLQDGVINDEAAKLAEDASLLVVMNDCMLRRHRQFFG
- a CDS encoding NADH-quinone oxidoreductase subunit A, which produces MYQHFGTVFIFLIIGIILVAVPLLLQRILSPQRKTFDKLSTYECGEDAEGTAWIQFNIRFYIVALIFVIFDVEVVFLFPWAVVYKQLGLFAFVEMMIFLAILALGLAYVWRKGDLEWVKYSVPFGGGRYGKLKLEQEPAPPIADVQGEVPTA
- a CDS encoding proline dehydrogenase family protein, with amino-acid sequence MSLIKRTVTPLLPLLPSALVRKIAMRYVAGVTVEEAVATVLRLNKAGFCATLDILGEYTDSIEAAKQITNAYLELYDTIRDEALDCNISLKLTHLGLGFDDGLAEGNLSTVVRKARETGNFLRIDMENSPYTNETLHLYRKCLAHHARIGAVLQAYLYRSMGDLTQLTGDKLNIRICKGIYHESEKIATHDREEIRHNFIQLVHKGLESGAYVAIATHDKLIIDSLETWIANRRISRDLYEFQVLYGVPMGGRLEQLLEGGHKVRIYVPFGEEWLSYATRRLEENPHLAGYILKNLFAR